A stretch of DNA from Nitrospira sp. KM1:
CGTCATGAGCCGCTCCTGTCGAATCGTTCGGACGACTCTTGTGAAAAGCGGATCTTTCGGGCTTGGGCCGACTCTCGGTTTCATACTCCCACACTGCCAGCTTGGCGTCGAAGAATTGCCGTTACCTGTTCGACATCCCGTGCAATCTGAGCAGACAACGCTTCCGGTGACCCGAACGCGCAATCGCCGCGAAGCCGTTCAACGAACTCGACCGTCAATGGCTGTCCATACAAATCCTGATTGTGATTGAGCAGATAGGCTTCGATCAGCCGTTCGCCCGTTGCAAACGTCGGCCTGGTCCCAATATAGACGGCGGCATCATGCTTCACCCCTTCAAGACAGGCCCAACCTGCATACACTCCGTCCGGCGGGAGAACTCGGTGTACTGGGACCGAGAGATTGGCGGTAGGCCATCCCATCGCCTGCCCTTGCTGCCTTCCAGAAATGACCGGGCCGGTGATACCGTACACCCGCCCCAACAGAGCAGCCGCCCGCGCCATGTCCCCGGACTGGATACAATGACGGATCCTGGTTGAACTCACCACTTCACCGTTAACGGTGATGGGTGCAAACGGGTGGACTGCAAATCCCAGTCTATTCCCGAACCGTACGAGATCATCGATACGTCCTGACCGGCCCTTGCCGAAGGCGAAATGCTCCCCGACGAAAATCTCTGCAATCCCCAGCGACCGATGCAACACATGGTTGGCAAACTCTTCCGCCGCCATGGCCGCCAGTTCGGAAGTGAATTCGAGATAGACGACTTCATCGACACCGGCCGCCTCGAAGCGAGACAGTTTTTCCTCTGGACTCGTCAGGAACTTGAGATCGACGTGAGGAGCCAGCACCCTGATGGGATGCGGTTCGAATGTCAGGACGATGGCCGTCCCTTGCCGTTGCTTGGCGCGTTCAACAACCGTCTGCAGCAGCGCACGATGGCCGCGATGATGCCCGTCGAAATTTCCGATCGTCGCGACCGGATACGGGCGCGGGCGAACGTCGGACAATCCCCGCGTGACGGTCATGGTCATGGGGTATGAAGGAGGCGCGCGGCGTCTTTTGCAAAATATGTCAGAATCAGGTCGGCACCCGCACGCTTGATGGCCAGCAAGGACTCCAGCATGGCTCGGGATTCGTCGATCCACCCTGCTCGGCCAGCAGCTTTAATCATGCTGTACTCTCCACTGACCTGATATGCGGCGATCGGAAGTAATATCCGACTCCTCGCCATGGCGATGATGTCCAGGTATGGCAATGCCGGCTTGACCATGACAATGTCGGCCCCTTCTTCGACATCGAGAGCGATTTCTCGCATGGCTTCACGCCCGTTCGCGGGATCCATCTGATACGATTGGCGATCGCCGAACTGGGGCGATGAGCCGGCCGCCTCGCGGAAGGGTGCATAGAAACAGGACGCGAATTTCGCCGCATAGACCATAATCGGCAACTCGGTGAATCCGGCTCGATCCAGTTCGGCTCTGATGGCAGCCACACGGCCGTCCATCATATCCGACGGCGCGACCATATCAGCGCCCGCCTCGGCATGCGATCGCGCCATGGCCGTGAGACATTCCAGCGTTTCGTCGTTCACAATCTTACCGTCCCTCACGATGCCGCAATGACCATGGTTGGTGTACTCATCGATGCAGACGTCCGTGACGACAGTCAATTCCGGGACTTGCTTCTTGAGTGTTCGGACCGCGCGCTGGACGATTCCCTTGGGATCGAATCCAGAGCTTCCCCGTTCATCCTTCCGGTCAGGGATGCCAAATAGAATGATGGCCGGAATACCAAGATCCCGAATCTCGGCAGCCTCTTTCACGAGCAGGTCGACTGACAGCCGGTATTGTCCCGGCATCGAGCCGATCTCCTCCCGACGATCGTGTCCTTCAGTCACAAAAATAGGGTAGATAAGATCAGCCCTGGACAGGCTGGTTTCCCGCACCATTCGACGAAGGGCTTCACTCTGCCGAAGCCTACGAAGCCGTTGGACCGGAAAAGCCATCGCTACTTCCTGGGCAAGTTGGTCAAGAACACGACAAGATCGCGAACTGAAATCATGCCGACCAATTTGCCGTCCCGGCTCACGCCGAGATGCCGCATGTGCGTTTGAGCCATTAAATCGTTGGCATCAAGCAAGGTCTTGCCTTCTTCGATGGTCATGATCGGAGCGGACATGATCTGCTCGACCGACGTCTTGTGAGTGTCCGCTCCAGCCGCGACGACTCTCCTGACCATGTCGGTGTCGGTGATGATGCCGACAATCTCCTTGCTGTTGGTCACGAAGAGACTTCCGATACCCTTGTCGCGCATGATACGGGCTGCCGTTTGGACATCGGTATCACGTTCCACCGTGACGAACTTTTCCCTGGGAATCATGAAGGACTTCACCGGCACCATATCGACACTCCTTTATTAAATGGATGGATACTGATCATAACAAGATAAGAATTACCTGCTCACGCACCTGACACCGCCACACGAGCTCCTTCAGCGAAATATTTCACGATCGCTTCCGCCAATGCAGGCACGGTATTTTCTGGCGGCATGATCGTCACTGTGAGACCGCACTCCTCCGCAGTCTGTGCGGTGACTGGTCCGATGCAGCCGACAATGGCGTTCACAGTCAACCGCCGTGCTTCGTCCCGTCCCCCGATCAGTTCCACGAAGTTTCGGACTGTCGACGAACTGGTAAAGGTGACGACGTCCACCTTTCGATCTTCAAAAAGCGGAGCGAGTGGATTCGCGTCCTCGCCTGGTGCAATCGTACGGTAAACGGGAACCACATCCACTTGAGCACCCATCTGGCTCAGCTGCTGCGGGAGAATTTCTCTCGCAATTTCCGCACGTGGAATCAAAATGCGCTTCCCTTTCATCTCCTGCTCCGACAATGAGGCGAGAATCCCTTCAGCTTGGTACTCTGCCGGGATGAGATCCGCGGTCAGACCATATGTCGCGAGCGCATCGGCGGTGCGGGGGCCGATTGCACAAATGCGAAGATGGCCCAGAGCCCGTACGTCCTTCCCAGCGGCTCGCAGCCGATCCATGAACGGTCTCACCCCATTGACACTGGTGACGATAAGCCAATGGTACGCCTGCAACCGGGAAATAGCCTGGTCGACAATGGTCCAGGTTGGCGGCGGAATGATCTGAATGACCGGGACTTCGATAGTCTCAGCGCCGAATGCTGTCAGAAGCCGAGCAAACTCATGTGCTTGCTCCTTCGGTCTGGTCAAAAGCACGCGCTTACCAAACAGCGGCCGTCTTTCGAACCAATTCAACTGTTCTCTGAGTTTGACGACGTTGCCGACAATGATGACCGTCGGAGGCTCGAATCTCGCTCGTTCGGCTTTCGCGACGATATCGCGCAGTGAACCGATCACCGTCTGCTGTTCGGCTCGCGTTCCCCAGCGGATGGCGGCGACCGGCGTATCGGAGGCCCTGCCTTCCTGAAGCAGCCGAGACACGATAGCCGGCAGTGTCTTCATTCCCATCATGAAAACCAAGGTGCCTGACGTTGCTGCAAGCTTTGGCCAGTCCATAACCGGAGAGGGTTTCGACGGATCCTCATGACCGGTGACGATGGTCACCGTCGAAGCCATCGTGCGATGGGTGACCGGAATTCCGGCGTAGGCCGGAACGGCCACCGCAGCCGTCACACCTGGAACAACTTCAAAATCGATCTGCGCTTCCGCTACGGCTTCCGCTTCCTCCCCGCCCCGTCCGAACACAAACGGATCTCCGCCCTTCAGACGGACCACGACTTGGCCGGCCCTCGCCCGTTCGATCATGACTTTATTGATATCATCCTGATTTTGATATTGCCCCCTCCCACGGCGGCCGACATAGACGCGCTCGGCAGATTCCCGAGCATGCCGCAGCAGCGCAGGATTGGCGAGGTGATCATAGAGAACGATATCCGCCTGCTCCAAACACGCCTTGCCCTTGAGTGTCAGCAGACCGGGATCCCCGGGCCCCGCACCTACCAAAAACACTTTCCCGCGATTCGATTTCGTCACGGAGCAGTTCCATAGATGGTCTGCAGAATTCGATCGCCTCCGCGTGCAAGCAGCCGTTCCGCCAGCGTCACTCCGGCAGCGATCGGGTCTTCTGTCCGACCTTCGACTCGGTCCCGAATCACTTCTTTGCCATCGACGCTGGCGACCACACCTTCCAACATCACCTTATGATCCTCCAGCCTTGCATGCGCGGCAATGGGCACCTGACAGCCTCCTTGCAGGCGGTGAAGCAGCGCCCGCTCGGCGCGAACCGCCGTCCGTGTCCGCTCATGTTCCAGGGCGGCGAGCAGCGAGCGTACAAACTGATCATTCGCCCGCCCTTCTATTCCGAGCGCTCCCTGTCCGATTGCGGGCAGGCAGATGGACGGATCGAGATACTCAGTAATTTCATGGCCCCAGGTCAGTCGCCTCAGACCTGCCGCGGCGAGGATAATCGCGTCGTACTGACCATCCCGCAACTTCTTGAGCCGAGTATCGAGGTTTCCTCGCAGCATCGTGATCGAAAGATCGGGTCTCGCCTGTAGAAGCTGAGCCTGACGCCGAAGACTGCTGGTTCCAACCCTCGCTCCCAGCGGCAAGTCTTTGAACTTACGACCGTCACGACTGATCAGCGCATCGCGCGGATCTTCCCGTTCAGGGACGCACAGCAGTTCCAATCCTGCCGGCAACTCGGTCGGCACGTCTTTCATGCTATGGACCGCCAGATCAATCTCGCCCGACAGGAGCGCGTCCTCAATTTCCTTAACGAACAGCCCTTTCCCGCCAATCTTCGCCAGCGGAACGTCAAGAATCTTGTCACCGGACGTCTGAATCCGTCGAATCTCGACAGTCACGGCGGGAGCAATGTCCCTCAACCGCGATTGAACCCATTCACTTTGGCGGACGGCCAGTTTGCTGCCGCGAGTCCCTAATACCAACGTCGATCGCTTTGACATCAATGGCATGATGAAATCAACTCATGGTCCCGTTTGTGGATTCGGCGGATATTCAATCGGCACTGGCGTCTTCCCGGGTAGCTTTTCTCCGTTGGACATGTGACTCGACGATTCGGGGCCGGTCTGTGTCGGAAGCACGGTCCGATAGGACGAAGAAACCAAAAAGTAACTCATGAGCCCCAAGATCGAGAGCAGATACACGATGACATCCCACCGAAATCCACCTTGCGCTCGATAATCGAACCCGCACGCGGGACAATCAGGCAAGGTCTCGTACCCGAGATAGGCCTTTCGGCATTGGGGACAGGTAAATAATTTGGGGCCTTTTGTGGCAAGTCCCATGACTGCCTCCGATCATCCTGTTGAACCGGAACGCTCGGTTCTCGTTTGAGACGCAGTCTCTTCAATGTCATCCGCCGGTTTGTAGTGCGTCGTGTTCGTTCCATTGACTGAAGTGCCATCGCCATCCGTCAAATTAAAGAATCGTCTGGCGGCTTCGACGAACGCAGCCCCGCCCGTGGATGCGACTTCCGCTTTGAGCGTGATCATCGTGTTATGGATCAGTTTATTGACGATCGAGGACGCCATGCCCTCGACCAGTTCTCGCTCCTGGACCGAAAGATGCAGGAGACGTCCCAAAGTCTTTTCAACCTCCGTCCGCTTGATATCCTCTGCACGCGTTTTCAATGCGACGATGGTAGGAGTGACTTCCAGGGATTGAAGCCATTGTTTGACGACGACGACTTCTTCAACGACCATGTGCTCGGCCCGTTCCGCTTCCTGAAGCCGTTCACCGCGATTCTGCTCCACCCGAAATTTCAGGTCGTCGATGTCGAACAAGAACGCGTTGTCGATGTCCCGGACGGATGGATCGATATTTCGGGGGACGGAGATGTCGATCAGGAACATGGGACGGTTCATGCGTTGACGAACCGCCCGCTGCACTTCTTCGACTCCGATCAGATAGTGTGACGCACCGGTCGAAACCAGCACGATGTCGGCAGAAGCCATGTCCTCGCGGAACTGCTCGAATGCCACCGCGGTACCTCCGAACCGGTCGGCCAATTCCAGCGCGTGCTGGGCAGTTCTGGTGGTGACGCGCACATGACGCACGCCGTTGGCAATGAAATGCCGGGCGGCCAGTTTTGCCATTTCACCGGCGCCAACCAGCAGGACCGTCTTGTCGCTCAAGTCGGAAAAGATCTTCTTAGCTAGCTCGACGGCCGCATAGCTGACCGATACAGCCATTTCCGCGATCTTCGTGTCCGTGCGGACTCGCTTGGCGACGGATATGGCCTTTTTCACGATTTTGTTCAGAATCAATCCGGTGGACTTGTGTGCGAGAGCCGTCTCAAATGCCTCTTTGACCTGTCCCAAAATTTGCGACTCGCCGATGATCATCGAGTCGAGGCTCGCTGCGACGCGGAAGAGATGGGCGATCGCACGGTCGCCCGTATGACAATAGAGATGAGGGATCAACTGATCTGATGACAGCGCGAGATGGGCATCGGCAAGGAACTCCTGAATGCGACCGTATCCGGATTCCAACTCGTCAACCACCGCATAGACTTCAACGCGATTACAGGTGGACAGCAGCATGCCTTCACGGACGCCTTCATAGGCACGGAGACGCGTCAGCGCCTCTCCGATGCGGCTTTCCGAGATGGCCAGTTTTTCCCGGATTTCCACCGGAGCGGTTTTATGACTCAATCCGACGAGGACAATGTGCATTACGATACCGTCCCGGAGCTTTTGACGGCGACGCCGACGAGGGTCAGGATGACACAGGCGAACCCGATGATCGTGAGATACGCCGCCCGTTTTGCCCGCCATCCCACCGTCAGCCTTCCGACAAGCACGATAAAGTAAAAGAGCCAGGTGACGAGCGCCCAGGTTTGTTCGGGGTTCCAGTTCAAATAGGCTCCTCTTGCAAATTCAGCTGAAATGGCCCCCGTAATGATGCCCAAGGTCAAAAGCGGGAATCCGAGTACGATGGACTGCTGGTTCAGTTCATCCAGGAAGTCCAATGCGGGCAGCTTCGAATACAGCACATTGAAGCGTTTGGACTTGAGAAGTTTGTCTTGAATCAGATACATGACACCCGCCACAAAGGCGATGGTAAATCCCACGGTACCCAGCATGCTCAATGTCACATGTACCCATAGGGTTCGGAAAACCGGCTGCAGCGTGGGTACGGTTTCCGGCAATGCGGCAGCGGAAACGAGCGACAAGAGCGCCATCGGAAGGATGAATGATCCAAGTACATGCAGGCGATGACGAAACTCCACTGCGAGGAACACCAGAATGAGCATCCAGGAGAAAAATGACAGTGCCTCATGAAAGCTCGGCGAAGATGTCCCGGCGATTCCGAACATCCTGGCAACGATGGCCAGCGTATGGGTTCCGAACCCGATAGCCGTTATGCTCAGCGCTACGGTTGAGAGAGCTTCAGCCCGCCTGATAAGCAACCCAAGGAAAGCCACGGTCGCGGCAAAATACAGCGCGATCGTAACCATAAAAAACAAGGCGGCCATTAATGGCTATCCCCTTAAATTTTCAGGACAATCTGACAGAATTTGAACAGGCGATTATATCGGCGATGGAACGGAGGAGTCAACATAAGGTCCCAGTAAATCCCAAGTTGGGCACGCTGTATGTGATCGGCACCCCGATCGGAGATGTTGACGGGATTACGCTTCGCGCGATCAATACGTTGAAGAAAGTGGCAATAGTTGCGGCAGAAACTCCTCTTGTCGCAACAGCCGTCCTATCTCAATACGCCATACACACCCGTGTGACCAGTTATGGTCCTCGTCATCTGCACGAAAAGATTGCCGTCCTGATCACTGAATTGAAACGAGGTGTGGATATCGCCCTGGTGTCAGACAGCGGGATGCCCGTAATCTATGACCCTGGCTGTGCGCTCATCCACGCGGCACATGAAGCAGGTCTGTCCGTCAAGGTCATCGCGGGCCCTTCGGCCTTGACGGCTGCGGTTGCGCTTGCCGGGTACTCGGGAGATCGCATCCTGTTCGAAGGGCGTCTACCTCGTACGAAACAGGGATTACGCAAATTTCTCACCCGACTCCGTCATGAAGGACGGACGACGGTTCTTTTTGTGGAAGCACACAGGAGTGCGGATATATTAACCGCGCTTGTAAGCACCATGCCCCGTCGTGCGGTCGCTCTGACGATAAATATGGAGCGACCTCACGAGACCGTGTTGCGGGGACGGCCACGAAGCGTTTTGGAAATGCTGACCAGACAAAAGGTCCTTGGTAAGGCCACGCTGGTCATCAAAGGGATAGCGTCAAAGAAGAGAAATCAATCGTCTGCGCGGCGTTGAATGGTCACGCGATACGATTGATTGACCGGCTCTTCGGCAAGGACGGTGTGTCCTTCGTTCCGTACACTTTGAGGGACATTCTTAATGGGATCTCCAGCATCCAGAAGGACCGAAAGAATCTGCCCCTCCTGCATGGCTTCAAGCTTGAGCTTCGTTTTCACAAAATTATAGGGACAAATCACGCCTCGAAGATCCAATTCCGCATCGATCCCCTGCGCGCTGCGGCCGTTAGTGTTCACTTGATCCTTCACCCATAAATATTTGCTTGATGGAGAAATCGTACCAGGAGAACCCCTCGGTCAGCAAGCTTCGTTGCGGCGTCAAAAAAATGGGGCAGCCTCGCGGCTGCCCCATTTCAGATTCCGTCTAGCTAATTCTAGTTCAGACCCTTGACCAAGTTCGGCTTACCAGCATCAGTTCCATAATCAGACTTGTTCTGAAGCTTGGTTTCCGGGGCAACGGTCTGATAGCCCCATCCCGGCTGCGGTTCACAATTCCAGCAGGGAGCGGCACCCGTATATTCACCCACCGTGGTGGTGATCCCAGAATTCACCTGACCGGGAAGCACGCCACCTGCAATGCCGCCAGTCATGCTATTGCTGCTCGTATCGATCCCGCGTTCGGTCATCGGATTCGGACGCTGTCCAAGTCCGCCGAATCCTGCCAACTTTTCATTGCCTCGAAGGACGGTAATTTCACGAACCAATTTGCGTCCGGTTCCGTACGGCTGAGAGTTGGTCGTTTCCTCGACCGCCTGAATGGTGACATCATCCCCGGTTTCAATCACTCGGAGTTGATCCATGTTCGTACGGTCATCGAAATACACAGTCCGATAATCCATCGCACCGCCGCCCGCACGCCCTTCATCGTGGGAACTTCCTCCGCCTTCTAGGTGCATCTTCTTCCCTGGAATATCAATGGCGAGCACACGGCCGAACACCGTCTCATTTTGTGACAGCCGATCGAGGAAATTAGATCGATCAAAGGTGGTCACGCGGGTGCTCGAACCAGAGACGTCTCCGACTCCTGTACCAACACCCATACCTGACTGGTTGGACTGTAGGCGCTCCTGCGCCCCTACCACACTCACGGAGCCGACAAGAAGTACTGCCGCTCCCAGTGCCAACACGTTACGCATGTGCTGCCTCCTTAGGTGAGTTAGAAAATGAAAAATGACGGACGACAAGAAAATAGGACCTGTGAATCATGAAGAGTTGGATGTATTTTCATCATCCTAGGAAGCGGACTATAGGCCACCTGCAAATACATGTCAAGAGGCATCGAGTTCTGCAAACCACCGATAAGTTATTGAACTTCAAATCACATCCCTTGTATTCGCTGGTGCCCGGAGGGAGGGTCGAACTCCCACTCTCTTGCGAGAACCGGATTTTGAGTCCGGCGCGTCTGCCAGTTCCGCCATCCGGGCAAAAGGTTTAAACAGCTTATATCGGAATGGGCGTTTCTAACATGCCGGCGGGTAAGGGTCAATGACAGGCCTATGATTGATCTTCTCTTGAGTGCTAAGATGATGGCATCTTCATGCTGGATTCACTTTCAAGCCTTTGATTTGAAGGAGGACGAACACGCTATGAGCGAAGTGCAATGTGTGACCTGTGGCCAACCTGGAGAATCAATCACCGACCAGTTGTTCATGGGAAAACTGGAAACAGAAATCAAGGCGAAAGTCTGCAAACCATGCTGGAAAAAATGGGAATCGATGCGAGTGATGGTCATCAACGAATATCAAGTCAATCTCGGCGACGAGAGCGGGCGTGAGCTCGTAAAAAACCAAATGAAGGCGTTCCTCAAGATCGGTGCGCAGGCAGACACTTCCAAACTGGATCAGAACTATCGACCTCAGCCATAGCTGCCGAGTTTTCGAGTGCGAGTTTTCTCCTGCGATCTCGTCGACTTCGTTGACAGAGCAAAACGGAAAATGCTATGGTGCGCTCTTCTTCCATTTTTGAAGAAGACCATTGCTTGGCAAACCCAAAGACCACGTCATGATTACGCAAATGCATCTCAAAGGGTTGATGTTCGACCCCTATAACAACGCGTATATCGTCATCCTGCGCGACGAAGATGGAGCTGAGATGCTCCCCATCTGGGTCGGGAAGGCAGAGGCCGGATCGATCAGCATGGCGCTTGAAAATGTCGCGCCGCCGAGGCCGATGACACATGATTTCATGAAGTCGTTTTTGGATGCTTATGACGCCAAGGTGCTCAGTGCCGTCATCACCGACCTCTCGGAACATACGTATTTCGCCAAGATCCATATCATGTACGGTG
This window harbors:
- a CDS encoding bifunctional riboflavin kinase/FAD synthetase; amino-acid sequence: MTMTVTRGLSDVRPRPYPVATIGNFDGHHRGHRALLQTVVERAKQRQGTAIVLTFEPHPIRVLAPHVDLKFLTSPEEKLSRFEAAGVDEVVYLEFTSELAAMAAEEFANHVLHRSLGIAEIFVGEHFAFGKGRSGRIDDLVRFGNRLGFAVHPFAPITVNGEVVSSTRIRHCIQSGDMARAAALLGRVYGITGPVISGRQQGQAMGWPTANLSVPVHRVLPPDGVYAGWACLEGVKHDAAVYIGTRPTFATGERLIEAYLLNHNQDLYGQPLTVEFVERLRGDCAFGSPEALSAQIARDVEQVTAILRRQAGSVGV
- the hemB gene encoding porphobilinogen synthase, with protein sequence MAFPVQRLRRLRQSEALRRMVRETSLSRADLIYPIFVTEGHDRREEIGSMPGQYRLSVDLLVKEAAEIRDLGIPAIILFGIPDRKDERGSSGFDPKGIVQRAVRTLKKQVPELTVVTDVCIDEYTNHGHCGIVRDGKIVNDETLECLTAMARSHAEAGADMVAPSDMMDGRVAAIRAELDRAGFTELPIMVYAAKFASCFYAPFREAAGSSPQFGDRQSYQMDPANGREAMREIALDVEEGADIVMVKPALPYLDIIAMARSRILLPIAAYQVSGEYSMIKAAGRAGWIDESRAMLESLLAIKRAGADLILTYFAKDAARLLHTP
- a CDS encoding cyclic nucleotide-binding/CBS domain-containing protein; the encoded protein is MVPVKSFMIPREKFVTVERDTDVQTAARIMRDKGIGSLFVTNSKEIVGIITDTDMVRRVVAAGADTHKTSVEQIMSAPIMTIEEGKTLLDANDLMAQTHMRHLGVSRDGKLVGMISVRDLVVFLTNLPRK
- the cobA gene encoding uroporphyrinogen-III C-methyltransferase, giving the protein MTKSNRGKVFLVGAGPGDPGLLTLKGKACLEQADIVLYDHLANPALLRHARESAERVYVGRRGRGQYQNQDDINKVMIERARAGQVVVRLKGGDPFVFGRGGEEAEAVAEAQIDFEVVPGVTAAVAVPAYAGIPVTHRTMASTVTIVTGHEDPSKPSPVMDWPKLAATSGTLVFMMGMKTLPAIVSRLLQEGRASDTPVAAIRWGTRAEQQTVIGSLRDIVAKAERARFEPPTVIIVGNVVKLREQLNWFERRPLFGKRVLLTRPKEQAHEFARLLTAFGAETIEVPVIQIIPPPTWTIVDQAISRLQAYHWLIVTSVNGVRPFMDRLRAAGKDVRALGHLRICAIGPRTADALATYGLTADLIPAEYQAEGILASLSEQEMKGKRILIPRAEIAREILPQQLSQMGAQVDVVPVYRTIAPGEDANPLAPLFEDRKVDVVTFTSSSTVRNFVELIGGRDEARRLTVNAIVGCIGPVTAQTAEECGLTVTIMPPENTVPALAEAIVKYFAEGARVAVSGA
- the hemC gene encoding hydroxymethylbilane synthase, which translates into the protein MSKRSTLVLGTRGSKLAVRQSEWVQSRLRDIAPAVTVEIRRIQTSGDKILDVPLAKIGGKGLFVKEIEDALLSGEIDLAVHSMKDVPTELPAGLELLCVPEREDPRDALISRDGRKFKDLPLGARVGTSSLRRQAQLLQARPDLSITMLRGNLDTRLKKLRDGQYDAIILAAAGLRRLTWGHEITEYLDPSICLPAIGQGALGIEGRANDQFVRSLLAALEHERTRTAVRAERALLHRLQGGCQVPIAAHARLEDHKVMLEGVVASVDGKEVIRDRVEGRTEDPIAAGVTLAERLLARGGDRILQTIYGTAP
- the hemA gene encoding glutamyl-tRNA reductase, whose product is MHIVLVGLSHKTAPVEIREKLAISESRIGEALTRLRAYEGVREGMLLSTCNRVEVYAVVDELESGYGRIQEFLADAHLALSSDQLIPHLYCHTGDRAIAHLFRVAASLDSMIIGESQILGQVKEAFETALAHKSTGLILNKIVKKAISVAKRVRTDTKIAEMAVSVSYAAVELAKKIFSDLSDKTVLLVGAGEMAKLAARHFIANGVRHVRVTTRTAQHALELADRFGGTAVAFEQFREDMASADIVLVSTGASHYLIGVEEVQRAVRQRMNRPMFLIDISVPRNIDPSVRDIDNAFLFDIDDLKFRVEQNRGERLQEAERAEHMVVEEVVVVKQWLQSLEVTPTIVALKTRAEDIKRTEVEKTLGRLLHLSVQERELVEGMASSIVNKLIHNTMITLKAEVASTGGAAFVEAARRFFNLTDGDGTSVNGTNTTHYKPADDIEETASQTRTERSGSTG
- a CDS encoding inner membrane protein YpjD; this translates as MAALFFMVTIALYFAATVAFLGLLIRRAEALSTVALSITAIGFGTHTLAIVARMFGIAGTSSPSFHEALSFFSWMLILVFLAVEFRHRLHVLGSFILPMALLSLVSAAALPETVPTLQPVFRTLWVHVTLSMLGTVGFTIAFVAGVMYLIQDKLLKSKRFNVLYSKLPALDFLDELNQQSIVLGFPLLTLGIITGAISAEFARGAYLNWNPEQTWALVTWLFYFIVLVGRLTVGWRAKRAAYLTIIGFACVILTLVGVAVKSSGTVS
- a CDS encoding 16S rRNA (cytidine(1402)-2'-O)-methyltransferase; this translates as MAIPLNFQDNLTEFEQAIISAMERRSQHKVPVNPKLGTLYVIGTPIGDVDGITLRAINTLKKVAIVAAETPLVATAVLSQYAIHTRVTSYGPRHLHEKIAVLITELKRGVDIALVSDSGMPVIYDPGCALIHAAHEAGLSVKVIAGPSALTAAVALAGYSGDRILFEGRLPRTKQGLRKFLTRLRHEGRTTVLFVEAHRSADILTALVSTMPRRAVALTINMERPHETVLRGRPRSVLEMLTRQKVLGKATLVIKGIASKKRNQSSARR
- a CDS encoding sulfurtransferase TusA family protein, encoding MNTNGRSAQGIDAELDLRGVICPYNFVKTKLKLEAMQEGQILSVLLDAGDPIKNVPQSVRNEGHTVLAEEPVNQSYRVTIQRRADD
- a CDS encoding Fe(2+)-trafficking protein, whose translation is MSEVQCVTCGQPGESITDQLFMGKLETEIKAKVCKPCWKKWESMRVMVINEYQVNLGDESGRELVKNQMKAFLKIGAQADTSKLDQNYRPQP
- a CDS encoding bifunctional nuclease family protein; amino-acid sequence: MITQMHLKGLMFDPYNNAYIVILRDEDGAEMLPIWVGKAEAGSISMALENVAPPRPMTHDFMKSFLDAYDAKVLSAVITDLSEHTYFAKIHIMYGDSEYTVDARPSDAIALALRCNAPVFAKETVLTKQSSEELEQWLENLKPEDFGKLDSSDEK